One genomic region from Clostridium saccharobutylicum DSM 13864 encodes:
- a CDS encoding IS3 family transposase (programmed frameshift) — protein sequence MSKKLFTNKEIELLSKNKYIKNVTNKAITYTDEFKILFIAERSKGKLPIHIFQDAGFDTDVIGNNRIWCASKRWRNIYNESGALGLRDSRKLNSGRPLKRELTVNEIIAKKDAEIAYWKAEAELLKKFELQERQVKNNKLSSTSIFKIIQSIISKYSYKNIISHLCKIAEVSRSGYYNYLNSSNKRNSKDEKDLELKHIILKAFNHRGYKKGSRSIKMVLEHEFNRVINRKCIQRIMRKYNIVCPIRKANPYRRMMKATKEHTVLPNTLNREFKQGLVGKVLLTDITYLTYGASNRAYLSTIKDASTNEILSYHLSESLTLDIATETVKKLMRNHKKLLDKDVFIHSDQGVHYTSPRFQKLLKKYKIGQSMSRRGNCWDNAPQESFFGHMKDEIDLKICTTFYELESTINNYMDYYNNYRYQWGLKKLAPVQYRDQLLAA from the exons ATGAGTAAAAAACTATTTACTAATAAAGAAATTGAATTGTTATCAAAGAATAAATATATAAAAAACGTCACAAATAAAGCAATCACGTATACAGATGAATTTAAAATACTTTTTATCGCTGAGCGTAGCAAAGGTAAACTACCTATTCATATTTTTCAGGATGCAGGATTTGATACAGATGTTATTGGAAATAATAGAATTTGGTGCGCAAGTAAAAGATGGCGTAATATTTATAATGAATCAGGAGCGCTTGGATTGAGAGATTCTCGAAAATTAAATAGTGGTCGTCCACTAAAACGTGAACTAACCGTGAATGAAATAATAGCTAAAAAAGATGCTGAAATTGCTTATTGGAAAGCGGAGGCAGAACTATTAAAAAAAT TCGAGCTGCAAGAAAGGCAGGTGAAAAATAATAAATTAAGTTCAACATCAATATTCAAGATCATACAGAGTATAATTTCAAAATACAGTTATAAAAATATAATTTCTCATTTATGCAAAATAGCTGAAGTCTCTAGATCAGGATATTATAATTATTTAAATTCAAGTAATAAGCGTAATTCTAAAGATGAAAAGGATTTAGAATTAAAGCATATAATTCTTAAAGCATTTAATCATAGAGGCTACAAGAAAGGATCACGCTCTATAAAAATGGTTTTAGAACATGAATTTAATAGAGTAATAAATCGAAAGTGTATACAAAGAATTATGAGAAAATATAATATTGTGTGTCCAATTAGAAAGGCAAACCCTTATCGTAGAATGATGAAAGCTACTAAAGAACATACAGTTCTACCTAATACTTTGAACAGGGAATTCAAACAAGGTTTGGTCGGTAAGGTATTATTAACTGATATAACTTATTTAACATATGGAGCATCTAATAGAGCCTATTTATCTACTATTAAAGATGCTTCTACAAATGAAATTCTCTCGTATCATCTTTCAGAAAGTCTTACATTAGATATAGCTACTGAAACTGTTAAAAAGCTGATGAGGAATCATAAAAAATTACTTGATAAAGATGTTTTTATTCATTCAGATCAAGGCGTTCATTACACTAGTCCTAGATTTCAAAAACTTCTTAAGAAATATAAAATTGGACAATCCATGTCTAGACGCGGAAACTGTTGGGACAACGCCCCGCAGGAATCATTTTTTGGACATATGAAAGATGAAATAGACTTAAAAATTTGTACAACATTTTACGAATTAGAATCAACAATTAATAATTATATGGATTACTATAATAATTACAGATACCAATGGGGACTTAAAAAGCTGGCTCCTGTTCAATATCGGGACCAGCTTTTAGCTGCCTAG
- a CDS encoding DUF262 domain-containing protein — protein MRESIQIGLIDLFCKEKNIIIPVIQRDYCMGSYMDADDSLLTYILNKFRKYSLNNADENKNIVLSAITVYENNENVYIYDGQQRIFTMYCLLKFIDFKIQECNCESSEDSFQNIMTQIQFQFRKAINEVFKENNDNLVTYATKSVNNLKETFNKRAVNLDFVSLKVFILKKIKFDRVSVKGELSTAEQFFIDINSGVPIVPYEIFKCLLNNKADKCINDKETKKQWFSNIDNDWLDIFYKFKEVTLVNETSREELMEMRFLEFCCRMIYWEKQLNNEQLGKHALELKSFNDTRDTDDINDTVKFIDILEVDDFDRISKILNSLETELKAEGSSENNNIVNLVGGTFNAGSQGKKRIGTLYFDTMCEENIIYIRKFLKKLCSDKCGDNNEDKEQDNSLNIERAKDLVVWAILNELVNPNIKIVKAVKNEWNKFVIYDKPIAYLTPNFVGTWKEIIYPVPQYYYDFKYDEVYESLVGKENYNEDEKNKLNDIMKIILKKENCKINLKIIPKNEPEYYDFMKIKENQIKYPEVAKYQITYKYRRCNFYKPDKKNYGILKKLNDIIIYDEDGYGYYLSVNDRFNFYKDCKYGVSRWEIKEKVKVQACIRLDKEYSIQFDAKQIN, from the coding sequence ATGAGGGAATCAATACAAATTGGATTAATAGATTTGTTTTGTAAAGAAAAGAATATTATTATTCCTGTTATACAGAGGGATTATTGTATGGGAAGTTATATGGATGCAGATGATAGTCTATTAACCTATATCTTAAATAAATTTCGTAAATATTCCCTTAATAATGCTGATGAAAACAAAAATATAGTGCTAAGTGCTATTACTGTATACGAGAATAATGAAAATGTTTATATTTATGATGGACAGCAGCGTATTTTTACAATGTATTGCTTATTAAAATTTATAGATTTTAAGATTCAAGAGTGTAATTGTGAGAGTTCAGAAGATTCGTTTCAGAATATAATGACTCAAATTCAGTTTCAATTTAGGAAGGCAATTAATGAGGTGTTCAAAGAAAATAATGATAATTTAGTTACATATGCAACTAAGTCAGTTAATAATTTAAAAGAGACCTTTAATAAGAGGGCTGTGAATTTAGATTTTGTTAGTTTAAAAGTATTTATATTAAAGAAAATAAAATTTGATAGAGTTTCTGTTAAGGGGGAATTATCTACGGCAGAACAATTTTTTATAGATATAAATAGTGGTGTGCCGATTGTTCCATATGAGATATTTAAATGTCTTTTAAATAATAAGGCTGATAAGTGCATAAATGACAAAGAAACAAAAAAACAATGGTTTTCAAATATTGATAATGATTGGCTCGATATTTTTTATAAATTTAAGGAAGTTACTTTGGTTAATGAAACATCAAGAGAAGAATTGATGGAAATGAGGTTCTTGGAATTTTGTTGCAGGATGATATATTGGGAAAAACAGTTAAATAATGAACAGTTGGGTAAACATGCTTTAGAGTTAAAGAGTTTTAATGACACAAGAGATACAGATGATATAAATGATACTGTAAAGTTTATCGATATACTTGAAGTGGATGATTTTGATAGGATAAGCAAGATTTTGAACTCATTAGAAACAGAGTTGAAGGCAGAAGGTAGTTCAGAAAATAATAATATAGTTAATCTAGTTGGTGGAACATTTAATGCAGGAAGCCAGGGAAAGAAAAGAATTGGAACATTGTATTTCGATACAATGTGTGAAGAGAATATAATTTATATTCGCAAATTTTTAAAAAAATTATGTAGTGATAAATGTGGAGATAATAACGAAGATAAAGAACAAGATAATAGCTTGAATATAGAAAGGGCTAAAGATTTAGTAGTGTGGGCTATTTTAAATGAATTGGTGAACCCAAACATTAAAATTGTGAAGGCAGTAAAAAATGAATGGAATAAGTTCGTTATTTATGATAAGCCTATAGCTTATTTAACACCTAATTTTGTGGGAACATGGAAAGAAATTATATACCCGGTACCACAATATTATTATGACTTCAAATATGACGAGGTATATGAAAGTTTAGTGGGAAAAGAAAATTATAACGAAGATGAGAAAAATAAGCTTAACGATATAATGAAAATAATATTAAAGAAAGAAAATTGTAAAATTAATTTAAAAATAATTCCTAAAAATGAACCAGAATATTATGACTTTATGAAAATAAAAGAAAATCAGATTAAATATCCAGAGGTAGCAAAATATCAAATTACTTATAAATATAGAAGGTGTAATTTTTATAAACCTGATAAAAAGAATTATGGTATTCTTAAGAAACTGAATGATATTATAATATATGATGAAGATGGATATGGATATTACCTTTCAGTAAATGATAGGTTTAATTTTTACAAAGACTGCAAATATGGTGTTTCTAGATGGGAAATAAAAGAAAAAGTTAAGGTGCAAGCTTGTATACGACTGGATAAAGAGTACAGCATACAATTTGACGCAAAGCAAATTAATTAG
- a CDS encoding ABC transporter ATP-binding protein produces the protein MKNILSVEKIEKYYGSKDNVTKAIDNISFKVYEGEFVGIMGPSGSGKTTLLNCISTIDNVTAGKIMINNSDITRLKPKELDKFRQNELGFIFQDFNLLDTLTAYENIGLALTIQGEKSSKIDGKIKDVAGNLEIEQVLEKYPYQMSGGQKQRVASARAIVTNPSVVLADEPTGALDSKSARLLLERFETLNKELKTTILMVTHDSFTASYAHRILFIKDGKVFSELIRGNDSRKEFFNKIIEVISLLGGDDNNVF, from the coding sequence ATGAAAAACATATTAAGTGTAGAAAAAATTGAAAAGTATTATGGTAGTAAAGATAATGTAACAAAAGCTATAGATAACATCAGTTTTAAGGTATATGAAGGAGAGTTTGTTGGAATAATGGGACCTTCAGGAAGTGGTAAAACTACATTACTTAATTGTATATCAACAATTGATAATGTTACTGCTGGAAAGATAATGATAAATAATAGTGATATTACTAGATTAAAACCAAAGGAATTAGATAAGTTTAGACAAAATGAGCTGGGGTTTATATTTCAAGACTTTAACTTATTAGATACTTTAACGGCTTATGAGAATATTGGTTTAGCATTAACAATACAAGGTGAAAAAAGTTCAAAAATAGATGGAAAAATAAAAGATGTAGCAGGAAATTTAGAAATAGAACAAGTTTTAGAAAAATATCCTTATCAAATGTCTGGAGGACAAAAGCAAAGAGTTGCTTCAGCAAGAGCAATAGTAACAAATCCATCAGTAGTACTTGCAGATGAACCAACAGGAGCTCTGGATTCTAAATCAGCTAGATTGTTACTAGAAAGATTTGAAACTTTAAACAAGGAGTTGAAGACCACAATACTTATGGTTACTCACGATTCTTTTACAGCAAGTTATGCACATAGAATACTTTTTATTAAAGATGGAAAAGTTTTTAGCGAACTAATAAGAGGTAATGATAGTAGAAAAGAATTTTTTAATAAAATTATAGAAGTTATCTCTCTTCTTGGAGGTGATGATAACAATGTATTTTAA
- a CDS encoding linear amide C-N hydrolase: protein MCTAITLQSKQLENFFGRNMDFSYNIDPELYIVPKYYVWNNILNMHKSYNCYSFMGIGQESDGMLGFFDGVNEKGFAAAALYFAGYAKYKMPSNYIDKEPISSLDFLHYILGKCGSVKELKEILLDIYLVGLEDPVTQTVAPLHWIATDKSGECVVIEQTEKGLKMFQNQIGVMANSPDFQWHMTNLRNYMDVSQTQTSDVCWGKVHLKPFGQAAGTMQLPGGYTSPERFVRTAYQKTHIETPNNSLDAINACFHIMESVTIPKGIVITNRNTYDYTKYTAFINTNTCEYFFKTYENPLITSVSLWDNCTNSSQPISLGKLRRPVKFEKIQQY, encoded by the coding sequence ATGTGCACAGCAATAACGCTACAATCAAAACAGTTGGAAAATTTTTTTGGCAGAAACATGGATTTTTCTTATAATATTGATCCAGAGCTTTATATTGTACCTAAATATTATGTATGGAACAATATTCTTAACATGCATAAATCCTATAATTGCTATAGTTTTATGGGAATTGGACAGGAAAGCGATGGAATGCTTGGCTTTTTTGATGGAGTAAATGAAAAAGGCTTTGCGGCAGCAGCATTATATTTTGCAGGTTATGCAAAATACAAAATGCCCTCAAACTATATTGATAAGGAACCTATTTCATCTTTAGATTTTCTTCATTATATTTTAGGAAAATGTGGATCAGTAAAAGAACTTAAAGAAATCCTACTGGACATATATCTTGTAGGTCTTGAAGACCCAGTGACACAAACAGTCGCACCTTTACATTGGATTGCCACAGATAAAAGTGGAGAATGTGTTGTTATTGAACAAACAGAAAAAGGTTTAAAGATGTTCCAAAATCAAATTGGAGTTATGGCCAACAGCCCTGATTTTCAGTGGCATATGACTAATTTAAGAAATTACATGGATGTATCACAAACACAAACTAGTGATGTATGCTGGGGAAAAGTTCATTTAAAACCATTCGGTCAGGCAGCAGGAACCATGCAGCTACCAGGAGGCTACACATCCCCAGAAAGATTTGTAAGAACAGCATATCAAAAAACGCATATCGAAACACCTAATAACAGTTTAGATGCAATAAACGCTTGCTTTCATATTATGGAAAGTGTCACCATTCCAAAAGGAATAGTAATAACAAATAGAAATACTTACGATTATACAAAATATACTGCTTTTATTAATACAAATACTTGTGAATATTTCTTTAAAACTTATGAAAATCCTCTTATTACAAGTGTAAGCCTTTGGGATAACTGCACAAATAGTTCTCAGCCAATCTCATTAGGGAAATTAAGGCGCCCTGTTAAATTTGAAAAAATACAACAATATTGA
- a CDS encoding DUF262 domain-containing protein has translation MKLYEQLNGKTITFGQLLNLINEITNDGEKGKVYIPIYQRNYKWNRSTGNSNAERLIKELIYNFKHGKSKSLSLFTLYVKDNQIQIVDGQQRMITLMLIFYAIEHKDDFIRLEFERDFQLDNKDKRIMFLSHLMNHHEMGKSAEDIFREQTKALSDKRRLTYNYIGIKEKINDENEGLPHDKYNTFAEFIKNNVNLLLHITSDEPVSEFLNMNSKKIKFRICDMIRAKLIIYMSINTDLITISDTLGLQLDVEYKTKIAEMFEEISNLLYDNEIYKTVKLSYFDPDNTRDNRLNILFASEDYGLTNARSKKEVHYSDFHEDNLVGKEKIIIQRIVFYKKMLDEIKKDIGKSYYLTIRAFIELNHLTDIRFFDLLNEYIFEMVSKDKEGTQSEEELLAKIIHSKFSIDRLILSRMESQNNSNDLEDDIGATDTYKINRYFDALSSNTQREKISDSDFKAFFNNEGGYENKKKFFPMKKNDLIDMVHGSGKYMLYKYIVAHEKELENEKFETISL, from the coding sequence ATGAAACTATATGAACAGTTAAATGGAAAAACTATAACATTTGGTCAATTGTTAAATTTGATAAATGAAATAACTAATGATGGTGAAAAAGGTAAAGTTTATATTCCTATATATCAACGTAATTATAAATGGAATCGGAGTACAGGAAACAGTAATGCTGAGAGATTAATTAAAGAGTTGATATATAATTTTAAGCATGGAAAATCAAAATCACTTTCACTTTTTACTTTGTATGTTAAAGATAATCAAATTCAAATTGTTGACGGACAGCAAAGGATGATTACACTTATGTTAATCTTCTATGCAATTGAGCATAAGGATGATTTCATAAGGTTGGAATTTGAACGAGATTTTCAATTAGATAACAAGGATAAAAGAATTATGTTTTTGAGCCATTTGATGAATCATCATGAAATGGGAAAAAGTGCTGAGGATATTTTTAGAGAGCAAACTAAAGCTTTGTCTGATAAAAGGCGATTAACTTATAATTACATAGGTATCAAAGAGAAAATAAATGATGAAAATGAAGGACTTCCACATGATAAGTACAATACATTCGCTGAATTTATAAAGAATAATGTGAATTTGTTATTACATATTACCTCAGATGAACCCGTTTCAGAATTCCTTAATATGAACAGTAAAAAAATTAAATTTCGGATATGTGATATGATAAGAGCAAAACTTATTATTTATATGTCAATAAATACGGATTTAATTACAATTTCAGATACTTTGGGATTACAGTTAGATGTTGAATATAAGACAAAAATAGCAGAAATGTTCGAAGAAATCTCCAATTTACTTTATGATAATGAAATATATAAAACAGTTAAACTATCTTACTTTGACCCGGACAACACTAGGGATAATCGTTTAAATATTCTTTTTGCGTCAGAAGATTATGGGTTAACAAATGCTAGGTCAAAGAAAGAAGTTCATTATTCTGACTTTCATGAGGATAATCTTGTTGGTAAAGAAAAGATTATTATTCAACGTATTGTTTTTTATAAAAAAATGCTTGATGAAATAAAAAAAGATATAGGTAAGTCCTATTATTTAACGATTCGTGCATTTATAGAATTAAATCATTTAACAGACATTAGGTTCTTTGATTTGTTAAATGAATATATATTTGAGATGGTAAGCAAAGATAAAGAAGGTACACAGTCAGAAGAAGAACTTCTTGCAAAGATTATTCATTCAAAATTTAGTATAGATAGATTAATTTTGAGTAGGATGGAAAGTCAAAATAATAGTAATGATTTAGAAGATGACATAGGTGCAACTGATACATATAAGATTAATAGATATTTTGATGCATTATCAAGTAATACACAAAGAGAAAAAATATCTGATTCAGATTTTAAAGCTTTTTTTAATAATGAAGGTGGATATGAAAATAAAAAGAAGTTCTTTCCAATGAAAAAAAATGATTTAATTGATATGGTTCATGGCTCTGGAAAATATATGCTATATAAATATATTGTTGCCCACGAGAAAGAATTGGAAAATGAAAAATTTGAAACTATAAGCTTATGA
- a CDS encoding ABC transporter ATP-binding protein, with product MKISIKNLNMIYPKGKKALQNVSLEIKSPSLIGLLGPNGAGKSTLMKLLVGGLMPTSGEILIDGKPLLKNEKKLKANLGYLPQSFGLYDELTVWQFLDYMAALKGIKNSKKVIEEVINKTNLTEKRKARISTLSGGQRQRVGIAQALMGNPKLLIFDEPTVGLDPEERINFRNLFSKTAQDKIVLLSTHIIEDVQSVCDKLIVINHGQILFTGTPEELIALAHNHVGVFEEKAGESSDWEYKVTARVNTVKGIACRVVAEILPTFAEAVEPTLEDAYMYLIMGKEVK from the coding sequence ATGAAGATTTCAATTAAAAATTTAAATATGATTTACCCAAAAGGGAAAAAAGCATTACAGAATGTGTCATTAGAAATAAAAAGTCCAAGCCTTATTGGACTTTTAGGACCCAATGGAGCAGGAAAATCAACACTTATGAAACTTCTTGTAGGAGGGTTAATGCCCACCAGTGGTGAGATTCTTATAGATGGGAAGCCTTTGCTTAAGAATGAAAAAAAGTTAAAAGCAAACTTAGGATATCTGCCACAATCTTTTGGACTTTATGATGAGCTTACTGTCTGGCAGTTTCTAGATTATATGGCAGCATTAAAAGGAATAAAAAATAGTAAAAAGGTTATTGAAGAAGTAATCAACAAGACAAATCTTACAGAAAAACGAAAAGCACGTATTTCAACGTTATCAGGTGGTCAAAGGCAGCGTGTCGGAATTGCCCAGGCTCTTATGGGAAATCCAAAATTATTAATATTTGATGAGCCAACTGTTGGACTTGATCCAGAGGAAAGAATTAATTTCCGTAATTTATTTTCTAAGACGGCACAAGATAAGATTGTCTTATTATCTACTCATATAATTGAAGATGTACAATCAGTGTGTGATAAACTGATTGTTATTAATCATGGGCAAATTTTGTTTACTGGTACACCAGAAGAATTGATAGCGCTGGCCCACAATCATGTTGGTGTCTTTGAAGAAAAAGCGGGAGAAAGTTCTGACTGGGAATATAAGGTGACAGCAAGAGTTAATACAGTAAAAGGAATTGCCTGTCGTGTTGTAGCAGAAATACTGCCAACTTTTGCAGAGGCCGTGGAGCCTACGCTTGAAGATGCTTATATGTATCTTATTATGGGAAAAGAGGTGAAGTAA
- a CDS encoding ABC transporter permease has protein sequence MYFKIASGNIKKCYKDYTIYFLTLILAVCIFYSFNSIDSQKALWDIKSSNAKYIEKLMDIISYFSIFVSVILVSLILYANNFLIKKRKKELGIYMTLGMSKRKISRILVTETSIVGAISLIGGLILGIGSAQVLSVSTLKLFDIGMNEYRFAVSISAIGKTILYFGIMFLLVMIFNVFVISRYKIIDLLAADKKNENIKYKNPFIYLASFVLSVVLLAFSYKSILKIGLEPKNTMFILSVAISIAGTVLFFFSLSGAVLYIISKNKKVYFKGLNIFVVKQINSKFNTNFISMSVICFMLFITILILSTGISLKKDFEASLNKIAPFDASIILYANDENNNIEEVLNKIDFKISENEKATTYNEYASAVELKELLSVEDETFEGYFGSFVKISDYNKILKLRGEKEINLKKDEVLILSNYSKLVKPINEKLENNNKVNINGKEYFVKNHEAIQDNLNDFIIEATFCTIVINDEFLPNSKVFKSVINVMYTDKNREENNKKYDQIKNSSIDGEYSSLGIADIDAHSKDSVYSGGKRVTTSELFIGLYLGIVFLITTMAVLALQQLSEASDSIERYKALKRIGASKKMINKTIFIQTLMHFTLPVIMALIHSVIGVAVVNKEIGIYNPIDIRFSALITALIFVVVYIGYFYITYTGYKNIVKNNM, from the coding sequence ATGTATTTTAAAATTGCTTCTGGAAACATTAAAAAGTGCTACAAGGATTATACTATATACTTTTTAACACTAATACTAGCTGTTTGTATATTTTATAGCTTTAACTCTATTGACTCACAAAAGGCACTTTGGGATATAAAATCTTCAAATGCAAAATATATAGAAAAATTAATGGATATTATATCTTACTTTTCAATATTTGTATCAGTAATATTAGTTAGCTTAATATTGTATGCAAATAATTTTTTGATAAAGAAACGTAAAAAAGAATTAGGAATCTATATGACTTTAGGTATGTCAAAAAGAAAAATATCTAGAATTTTAGTAACAGAAACTTCTATAGTGGGAGCTATATCTTTAATTGGAGGTCTTATATTAGGAATTGGATCAGCACAGGTTTTATCTGTATCTACATTAAAGTTATTTGATATTGGAATGAATGAATATAGATTTGCTGTTTCAATAAGTGCTATAGGTAAGACTATATTGTACTTCGGAATAATGTTTTTACTTGTAATGATATTTAATGTATTTGTTATTTCTAGATATAAGATAATTGATTTACTAGCAGCAGATAAAAAAAATGAAAATATAAAATATAAAAATCCGTTTATATATTTAGCATCATTTGTGTTAAGTGTAGTATTATTGGCATTTTCATATAAATCTATATTAAAGATAGGTTTAGAACCTAAAAATACTATGTTTATATTATCAGTAGCCATTTCAATAGCAGGAACAGTATTGTTCTTCTTTAGTTTATCTGGAGCTGTATTATATATAATAAGTAAAAATAAAAAAGTATATTTTAAAGGCTTAAATATATTTGTGGTAAAACAAATAAACAGTAAATTTAATACAAATTTCATATCAATGTCAGTAATATGTTTCATGCTATTTATTACAATTCTTATATTATCCACAGGAATAAGTCTTAAAAAAGATTTTGAAGCAAGTCTCAATAAAATAGCGCCATTTGATGCCAGTATAATATTATATGCTAATGATGAAAACAACAATATAGAAGAGGTACTTAATAAAATTGATTTTAAAATAAGTGAAAATGAAAAAGCTACAACTTACAATGAATATGCTTCAGCGGTAGAGCTGAAGGAGTTACTTTCAGTAGAAGATGAAACTTTTGAGGGCTATTTTGGAAGCTTTGTAAAAATATCTGATTATAATAAAATATTAAAACTAAGAGGCGAAAAGGAAATAAATTTAAAGAAGGATGAGGTTTTGATTTTATCAAATTATAGCAAATTAGTTAAGCCAATTAATGAAAAATTAGAAAATAACAATAAAGTTAATATTAATGGAAAAGAATATTTTGTTAAAAATCATGAAGCGATACAAGATAATCTTAATGATTTTATAATAGAAGCGACTTTTTGCACAATAGTTATAAATGATGAGTTTTTACCTAATAGCAAAGTTTTTAAATCAGTGATTAATGTAATGTATACAGATAAAAATAGAGAGGAAAATAACAAAAAATACGATCAAATCAAAAATTCTTCTATTGATGGTGAATATAGTAGCTTAGGCATTGCAGATATAGATGCTCATTCAAAGGATAGTGTTTATTCCGGTGGAAAAAGAGTTACAACTTCAGAACTGTTTATTGGATTATATTTAGGTATTGTATTTTTAATAACTACCATGGCTGTATTAGCGCTTCAACAATTATCAGAAGCTAGTGATAGCATAGAAAGATATAAAGCTTTAAAGAGGATTGGTGCAAGCAAAAAAATGATAAACAAAACAATTTTTATTCAAACATTAATGCATTTCACCCTTCCAGTAATTATGGCATTAATTCATTCAGTTATTGGTGTTGCAGTAGTTAATAAAGAGATAGGTATTTATAATCCAATAGATATTAGATTTTCAGCATTAATAACAGCTTTAATATTTGTTGTGGTTTATATAGGATATTTTTATATAACATATACAGGATATAAAAACATAGTGAAAAATAATATGTAA